The following are encoded together in the Buteo buteo chromosome 2, bButBut1.hap1.1, whole genome shotgun sequence genome:
- the HHATL gene encoding protein-cysteine N-palmitoyltransferase HHAT-like protein isoform X1: protein MGVKTMLPSYELGFYALIVTCAVVYSGSGIFEASRDSMNRKAFRDGIKPGWHYFGRKMTGVGSGVQWLGTVRRPVLLPQDVADFEWVMWFTSFRNVIIFALSGHVLFGKICSMTVPQHRAVMYMLYGILAVLGSMGLVYLMIILSHCLVLYSVALAKQKWLCYVAGLCCLASFKVEPFSSWQSGFVTGAFDLQDVLFYGGSGFTIMRCMSFALESAERKEGIYSIFDLLKYNFYLPFFFFGPVMTFDQFHAQVSTRELRRKDDELRNIRVHALLHVGAIIAVDIFFHFFYILTLPSDLKFMNRLSDWSLAGLAYSNLVYDWVKAAVMFGVINTIARLDHLDPPQPPKCITMLYVFAETHFDRGINDWLCKYVYDHIGENHDNIMKELVATIATFAVTTLWLGPCEIVYIWSVFNCFGLNFELWVQKFFQQEPFAKLEAKMSEAMSRRIRAAFGAANFWAIVLYNILALNSLEFALLVTKRLLLTGFPVSTLSIWFITYCGVQLIKERERILAIEEEKCDKAKAD from the exons ATGGGGGTTAAAACGATGCTCCCCAGCTACGAACTGGGGTTTTACGCTCTCATCGTGACGTGCGCCGTGGTATACAGCGGCAGCGGGATCTTCGAAGCATCCAGAG ACAGCATGAACAGAAAGGCCTTTCGGGACGGCATAAAGCCGGGCTGGCACTACTTCGGCAGGAAGATG ACGGGTGTTGGGTCAGGGGTGCAATGGCTGGGGACAGTAAGGCGCCCGGTGCTGCTCCCGCAGGACGTGGCCGATTTCGAGTGGGTGATGTGGTTCACCTCGTTCAGGAACGTCATCATCTTTGCCCTCTCGGGACACGTCCTCTTCGGCAAGATCTGCTCCATGACGGTACCGCAG CACCGGGCTGTGATGTACATGCTCTACGGGATCTTGGCCGTGCTGGGCAGCATGGGGCTCGTCTACCTGATGATCATCCTCTCCCACTGCCTTGTCCTCTACTCGGTCGCGCTGGCCAAGCAGAAGTGGCTCTGCTACGTGGCCGGGCTCTGCTGTCTCGCCTCCTTCAAGGTGGAGCCATTCAGTTCGTGGCAG AGCGGGTTTGTAACGGGAGCTTTTGATCTTCAAGATGTCCTCTTCTATGGAGGAAGCGGCTTCACCATCATGCGCTGCATGAGCTTTGCACTCGAGAGCGCCGAGAGGAAAGAGGGCATCTACTCCATCTTCGACCTCCTCAAGTACAACTTCTACCTCCCGTTCTTCTTTTTTGGGCCTGTCATGACGTTTGACCAGTTCCATGCCCAG GTGAGCACCCGAGAGCTAAGACGCAAAGACGACGAGTTGAGGAATATCCGGGTCCATGCCCTCCTCCACGTGGGGGCCATCATTGCTGTGGACATCTTCTTCCACTTCTTCTACATCCTCACCCTCCCTTCCGACCTGAAGTTCATGAACCGCCTCTCGGACTGGTCCTTGG CTGGCCTGGCCTACTCCAATTTGGTGTACGACTGGGTGAAAGCTGCTGTCATGTTTGGGGTCATCAACACCATTGCCAGACTGGACCACTTGGacccaccccagcccccaaaATGCATCACCATGCTCTACGTCTTTGCAGAAAC GCATTTTGACAGAGGGATTAATGATTGGCTATGCAA GTACGTGTACGATCACATTGGAGAGAACCACGACAACATCATGAAGGAGCTCGTGGCCACCATCGCCACCTTTGCCGTCACCACCCTGTGGCTGGGGCCCTGCGAGATTGTTTACATCTGGTCTGTCTTCAACTGCTTTGGCCTCAACTTTGAGCTCTGGGTGCAGAAGTTCTTCCAGCAGGAGCCCTTTGCCAAACTGGAG GCCAAAATGTCAGAGGCCATGTCTCGGCGGATTAGGGCAGCTTTCGGGGCGGCAAATTTCTGGGCCATCGTCCTCTACAACATCCTAGCCCTCAACAGCCTGGAGTTTGCACTGCTGGTGACCAAGAGACTCCTCCTGACAG GTTTCCCTGTCAGCACCTTGTCCATCTGGTTCATCACATACTGCGGAGTGCAGCTGATCAAAGAGCGTGAGCGCATCCTGGCCATCGAGGAGGAGAAGTGTGACAAAGCAAAGGCGGACTAG
- the HHATL gene encoding protein-cysteine N-palmitoyltransferase HHAT-like protein isoform X2 yields the protein MGVKTMLPSYELGFYALIVTCAVVYSGSGIFEASRDSMNRKAFRDGIKPGWHYFGRKMDVADFEWVMWFTSFRNVIIFALSGHVLFGKICSMTVPQHRAVMYMLYGILAVLGSMGLVYLMIILSHCLVLYSVALAKQKWLCYVAGLCCLASFKVEPFSSWQSGFVTGAFDLQDVLFYGGSGFTIMRCMSFALESAERKEGIYSIFDLLKYNFYLPFFFFGPVMTFDQFHAQVSTRELRRKDDELRNIRVHALLHVGAIIAVDIFFHFFYILTLPSDLKFMNRLSDWSLAGLAYSNLVYDWVKAAVMFGVINTIARLDHLDPPQPPKCITMLYVFAETHFDRGINDWLCKYVYDHIGENHDNIMKELVATIATFAVTTLWLGPCEIVYIWSVFNCFGLNFELWVQKFFQQEPFAKLEAKMSEAMSRRIRAAFGAANFWAIVLYNILALNSLEFALLVTKRLLLTGFPVSTLSIWFITYCGVQLIKERERILAIEEEKCDKAKAD from the exons ATGGGGGTTAAAACGATGCTCCCCAGCTACGAACTGGGGTTTTACGCTCTCATCGTGACGTGCGCCGTGGTATACAGCGGCAGCGGGATCTTCGAAGCATCCAGAG ACAGCATGAACAGAAAGGCCTTTCGGGACGGCATAAAGCCGGGCTGGCACTACTTCGGCAGGAAGATG GACGTGGCCGATTTCGAGTGGGTGATGTGGTTCACCTCGTTCAGGAACGTCATCATCTTTGCCCTCTCGGGACACGTCCTCTTCGGCAAGATCTGCTCCATGACGGTACCGCAG CACCGGGCTGTGATGTACATGCTCTACGGGATCTTGGCCGTGCTGGGCAGCATGGGGCTCGTCTACCTGATGATCATCCTCTCCCACTGCCTTGTCCTCTACTCGGTCGCGCTGGCCAAGCAGAAGTGGCTCTGCTACGTGGCCGGGCTCTGCTGTCTCGCCTCCTTCAAGGTGGAGCCATTCAGTTCGTGGCAG AGCGGGTTTGTAACGGGAGCTTTTGATCTTCAAGATGTCCTCTTCTATGGAGGAAGCGGCTTCACCATCATGCGCTGCATGAGCTTTGCACTCGAGAGCGCCGAGAGGAAAGAGGGCATCTACTCCATCTTCGACCTCCTCAAGTACAACTTCTACCTCCCGTTCTTCTTTTTTGGGCCTGTCATGACGTTTGACCAGTTCCATGCCCAG GTGAGCACCCGAGAGCTAAGACGCAAAGACGACGAGTTGAGGAATATCCGGGTCCATGCCCTCCTCCACGTGGGGGCCATCATTGCTGTGGACATCTTCTTCCACTTCTTCTACATCCTCACCCTCCCTTCCGACCTGAAGTTCATGAACCGCCTCTCGGACTGGTCCTTGG CTGGCCTGGCCTACTCCAATTTGGTGTACGACTGGGTGAAAGCTGCTGTCATGTTTGGGGTCATCAACACCATTGCCAGACTGGACCACTTGGacccaccccagcccccaaaATGCATCACCATGCTCTACGTCTTTGCAGAAAC GCATTTTGACAGAGGGATTAATGATTGGCTATGCAA GTACGTGTACGATCACATTGGAGAGAACCACGACAACATCATGAAGGAGCTCGTGGCCACCATCGCCACCTTTGCCGTCACCACCCTGTGGCTGGGGCCCTGCGAGATTGTTTACATCTGGTCTGTCTTCAACTGCTTTGGCCTCAACTTTGAGCTCTGGGTGCAGAAGTTCTTCCAGCAGGAGCCCTTTGCCAAACTGGAG GCCAAAATGTCAGAGGCCATGTCTCGGCGGATTAGGGCAGCTTTCGGGGCGGCAAATTTCTGGGCCATCGTCCTCTACAACATCCTAGCCCTCAACAGCCTGGAGTTTGCACTGCTGGTGACCAAGAGACTCCTCCTGACAG GTTTCCCTGTCAGCACCTTGTCCATCTGGTTCATCACATACTGCGGAGTGCAGCTGATCAAAGAGCGTGAGCGCATCCTGGCCATCGAGGAGGAGAAGTGTGACAAAGCAAAGGCGGACTAG
- the KLHL40 gene encoding kelch-like protein 40 produces the protein MGLPFDQVEELRLYQQTLLQDGLKDMLDHNKFLDCVLKVKGKEFPCHRLVLAACSPYFRAMFLSDMEESKKREVSLEDVDPDVMGKILHYIYTSELEITEQNVQDIFSVANMFQIPSIFTVCVSFLQKRLCLSNCLAIFRLGLMLDCARLAVAARDFICDRFALISRDEEFYQLSPDELIAIISSDSLNIEKEETVFEVVMKWVGTKDHESRQKALPVVFESIRFRLMPNDYIKDHVEKHAMVKSSPELLKKLQMVKDAQKGKFTVVKKKKVKKSSEKQVKDNVVNGAVDEKEDTEEDTLPGILNDTMRFGMFLQDLIFMVSDSGAVAYDPTANECYFASLSTQIPKNHISLVTKENQIFIVGGLYYNEDNKEDPMSSYFLQYDHLDADWLGMPPLPSPRCLFGLGEAENSIFVVGGKELKEGEKTLDSVLCYDRLSFKWGEADSLPYAVYGHAVVSHKDLIYIIGGKGSDKKCLKTMCVYNPAKFEWKELAPMKTARSLFGATVHKDKIYVAAGVTDSGLTNSVEVYDIATNKWDTFTEFPQERSSVSLVSLAGVLYLLGGFATVETESGELVPTELNDVWRYDEEQKKWEGVLREIQYASGATFLPVRLNVLRLTKM, from the exons ATGGGTTTGCCTTTTGATCAAGTGGAAGAATTGCGTCTCTACCAGCAAACTCTCCTGCAGGATGGACTCAAAGACATGTTGGACCACAATAAGTTTCTGGACTGTGTCTTGAAAGTCAAAGGGAAGGAGTTTCCCTGCCATCGGCTGGTGCTGGCAGCTTGCAGCCCGTATTTTCGAGCAATGTTCCTCTCGGACATGGAAGAGAGCAAGAAGAGGGAGGTCAGTTTGGAAGACGTTGATCCAGATGTCATGGGCAAGATCCTCCATTATATCTACACGTCCGAGCTGGAGATCACAGAGCAGAATGTGCAGGACATCTTCTCCGTGGCCAACATGTTCCAGATCCCCTCCATCTTTACCGTCTGCGTGTCCTTCTTGCAGAAGCGGCTCTGCCTCAGCAACTGCTTGGCTATCTTCAGGCTGGGCTTGATGCTGGACTGTGCCCGGCTGGCCGTGGCGGCTCGGGATTTCATTTGCGATCGCTTTGCGCTGATCTCTCGGGACGAGGAGTTCTACCAGCTCTCCCCTGATGAGCTTATCGCGATCATCTCCAGTGACTCCCTCAACATCGAGAAAGAGGAGACCGTCTTCGAAGTAGTGATGAAGTGGGTGGGGACCAAGGACCATGAGAGCCGGCAGAAGGCCTTGCCTGTCGTCTTCGAGAGCATCCGCTTCCGCCTCATGCCCAACGACTACATCAAGGACCACGTGGAGAAGCACGCCATGGTGAAGTCCAGCCCAGAGCTGCTCAAGAAACTGCAGATGGTGAAGGATGCCCAGAAAGGCAAATTCACTGtggtgaagaagaagaaagtgaagaaaagcagtgaaaagcAAGTGAAAGACAATGTCGTCAATGGAGCAGTAGATGAGAAGGAAGATACAGAGGAGGACACTCTCCCAGGGATCTTAAATGACACAATGCGCTTTGGGATGTTCCTCCAGGACCTTATTTTCATGGTGAGCGACAGTGGAGCAGTGGCCTACGATCCCACTGCCAATGAGTGCTATTTTGCCTCCCTCTCTACTCAAATCCCAAAGAACCACATCAGTCTGGTGACCAAAGAGAATCAGATCTTCATTGTTGGAGGACTATACTACAATGAGGACAACAAGGAGGATCCCATGAGTTCCTACTTCCTACAG TATGACCATCTGGACGCAGACTGGCTGGGGAtgccccccctgccctcccctcgcTGCCTCTTTGGCCTGGGAGAGGCAGAAAACTCTATTTTTGTGGTCGGAGGGAAAGAactgaaagagggagagaagaccCTGGATTCAGTCCTGTGCTACGACCGACT GTCCTTCAAGTGGGGTGAAGCCGATTCCCTTCCCTACGCAGTCTATGGCCACGCGGTGGTATCGCACAAGGATCTCATCTACATCATTGGTGGCAAAGGAAGCGACAA GAAGTGCCTGAAGACGATGTGTGTCTACAATCCAGCCAAGTTTGAGTGGAAAGAGCTGGCTCCCATGAAAACTGCCCGCTCCTTGTTCGGAGCCACTGTGCACAAGGACAAAATCTACGTGGCGGCTGGCGTGACCGACTCCGGTTTGACCAACTCTGTGGAAGTCTACGACATTGCCACCAACAA GTGGGACACCTTCACTGAGTTCCCCCAGGAGCGCAGCTCAGTCAGCCTGGTGAGCTTGGCCGGGGTGCTCTACCTGCTCGGAGGCTTCGCCACGGTGGAGACGGAGTCAGGAGAACTGGTGCCAACAGAGCTGAACGACGTTTGGAG GTATGATGAAGAGCAGAAGAAGTGGGAAGGGGTCCTCCGGGAGATCCAGTATGCCTCCGGTGCCACTTTCCTTCCCGTGCGCCTCAATGTTTTGCGCCTAACGAAGATGTAG